In a single window of the Lasioglossum baleicum chromosome 10, iyLasBale1, whole genome shotgun sequence genome:
- the LOC143212710 gene encoding C-Jun-amino-terminal kinase-interacting protein 4-like isoform X7, translating to MSQIEMDQETVYGTHEDSHVVMSEKVQTLAGSIYQEFEKMIARYDEDVVTDLMPLLVNVLECLDISYTENQEREVELELLREDNEQLVTQYEREKQLRKTSDQKLLELEDAAEDERKDLLLRIDSLESIVRMLELKTKNSHDHGTIANGSTSPFLHRTSLYIVRLEEKEAELKRDYTRLHERYTELFKTHVDYMERTKMLVGSTERLENATSGRGPSRLPSLGMAHMSRSSGPLSYGFQSLEASMNEEEIQEESPPNAANLRTEMLDSSSEAAIETSDKSQLTDKPAQENKTTAISRHESPETEAPPMLITPTSPTVEKVTTTPGGRSRTDREQRSGNTLYQELSFQDADALGEMDEGADITGSWVHPGEYASSVSDNFFGMGKEVENLIMENNELLATKNALNIVKDDLIIKVDELTSEQEILREEVRGLQQARERLRQKVIALEEELKKVKEEAEAAAKAAKSDDEEDVPLAQRKRFTRVEMARVLMERNQYKENLMELQEAVRWTEMIRASKTDPSNISGGKGSVWKFFSSLFTSTADRGALVRGPHTLSQIRYSAPTNQVVPVLPLDAMRRRTLKGRHEIFDQGDTISSKKLVARRANERREQYRQVRAHVRKEDGRLQAYGWSLPGKPSAPVRQPVPVPVYCRPLQESEPGMKIWCGAGVNLSGGKTRDGGCMIGGSVFYAAEAQEVSTNSKNEAEDAVEHLDKELQENENQRLEAERLEQQLSSLVWICTWTQNIRMMAKVTVIDANNPAEILEVFNVCQGHLLCIASVPGAKESDYAQSANEDPVLTANGVPDNEDYEVNVEQNDQKRRQDIQGSPEKNYSDSVFEEQNSESIERSDNSNQNAVTEPQSLESVDSETMNLGKVQFLKANGEVPSVRSGEQDSNEESQTNDSEEDTPIEKMSSIQPTMWLGAQNGAVFVHSAVANWSVCLHSVMLKDAALAIVHVQGRVLVALADGSVALFRRGADGQWDLSQYHVITLGSPQHSIRCMTAVSGKTVWCGYRNKIHVIDPVSMTVECTVDAHPRRESQVRQLAWLGEGVWVSIRLDSTLRLYHAHTYQHLQDVDIEPYVSKMLGTGKLGFSFVRITALLISSNRLWIGTGNGVIISVPLSESAGGSMAVSRIQAVVGKNEAPGVGVRVFASDRGVTPGSFIPYCSMAHAQLSFHGHRDSVKMFVAVPGTSFKISTGHGGQSALTDGSQPAMLVLSGGEGYIDFRVDEAEDESDVATHLIVWQLVR from the exons ATGAGTCAAATAGAGATGGATCAAGAAACCGTGTACGGAACGCACGAGGACAGCCATGTGGTCATGTCGGAGAAAGTGCAGACCCTGGCTGGCAGTATTTATCAAGAGTTCGAGAAAATGATAGCTCGTTATGACGAAGACGTGGTGACAGATTTAATGCCGCTCCTAGTCAATGTTCTAGAATGTCTAGACATATCTTATACAGAGAACCAAGAACGCGAAGTCGAATtagaattattaagggaagacaATGAACAATTGGTTACACAGTATGAAAGGGAGAAACAGCTGAGAAAAACATCCGATCAG AAACTGCTCGAGCTGGAAGACGCTGCAGAAGACGAAAGAAAAGACCTTTTATTAAGAATCGATAGCTTGGAATCGATAGTAaggatgttggaattgaagacaAAGAATTCACACGATCACGGTACAATTGCCAATGGCTCTACCAGTCCATTCCTTCACAGAACATCCCTCTACA TTGTTCGtcttgaagagaaagaggcaGAGTTAAAGCGAGATTATACCCGGCTGCATGAACGATACACAGAGTTATTTAAAACGCATGTAGATTATATGGAAAGGACAAAGATGTTAGTTGGAAGCACAGAGAGATTAGAAAATGCGACTAGCGGTCGTGGCCCATCTCGTTTACCATCTCTTGGAATGGCTCATATGTCTAGAAGTTCTGGACCGTTGAGTTATGGTTTTCAGAGTTTAGAAGCTAGTATGAACGAAGAAGAGATTCAGGAAGAGAGCCCGCCAAACGCAGCTAACTTGAGAACTGAAATGTTAGATAGCAGTAGCGAGGCTGCTATAGAAACTTCTGATAAAAGTCAATTAACAGATAAACCAGCACAAGAGAATAAAACAACGGCAATTTCTAGAC ACGAAAGCCCGGAAACAGAAGCACCTCCAATGTTAATTACACCAACATCGCCAACAGTAGAGAAAGTAACTACAACGCCAGGTGGAAGGAGTAGAACCGATAGAGAACAACGAAGTGGCAATACGTTATATCAGGAACTTAGTTTTCAGGATGCTGATGCCTTGGGTGAAATGGACGAAGGAGCAGACATTACAG GTAGTTGGGTTCATCCTGGAGAATATGCATCGTCGG TCAGTGACAACTTTTTCG GAATGGGTAAAGAAGTGGAGAACCTTATTATGGAAAATAATGAGCTTTTGGCCACAAA GAATGCGCTCAACATTGTTAAAGATGACTTGATCATTAAAGTAGATGAGCTTACCAG TGAGCAGGAAATATTGCGCGAAGAAGTTCGAGGTTTGCAACAGGCTAGGGAACGTTTACGCCAAAAAGTGATTGCTCTTGAAGAAGAATTGAAAAAGGTTAAAGAAGAAGCCGAGGCAGCAGCGAAAGCAGCCAAGAGCGACGATGAGGAAGACGTGCCTTTGGCACAGAGAAAGAGGTTTACCAGAGTGGAGATGGCTAGGGTACTTATGGAGAGAAATCAGTACAAGGAAAATTTAATGGAACTTCAAGAGGCGGTTAGATGGACAGAAATGATAAGAGCTAGCAAGACTGACCCTTCCAATATATCAGGGGGAAAAGGTTCAGTGTGGAAGTT TTTTAGTAGTCTCTTCACATCGACTGCGGACCGAGGGGCTCTGGTTCGAGGACCACACACACTATCTCAAATTAGGTACAGCGCGCCAACGAATCAAGTTGTTCCGGTACTACCCTTGGACGCCATGCGTAGACGTACGTTGAAAGGTCGCCATGAGATTTTCGACCAGGGAGACACCAT ATCCTCCAAAAAACTTGTAGCCAGACGCGCTAATGAACGAAGAGAGCAATATCGGCAGgttcgcgcacatgttagaaaAGAAGATGGTCGATTGCAAGCTTACGGATGGAGTTTACCAGGAAAACCAAGCGCGCCTGTTCGACAACCTGTTCCTGTGCCGGTCTATTGCAGACCGTTACAAGAATCAGAACCTGGCATGAAG ATATGGTGCGGTGCCGGTGTGAATTTAAGTGGAGGTAAAACACGCGACGGTGGTTGTATGATCGGAGGCAGCGTGTTCTACGCAGCCGAGGCTCAAGAAGTAAGTACTAATTCAAAGAACGAAGCTGAGGATGCTGTTGAACATTTGGATAAAGAGCTTCAGGAGAATGAGAACCAGAGGTTGGAGGCAGAACGTTTAGAGCAACAGCTTAGTTCTTTAGTTTGGATTTGCACGTGGACTCAGAACATCAGAATGATGGCTAAAGTGACTGTGATAGACGCTAATAATCCAGCCGAGATTTTGGAAGTTTTTAACGTTTGCCAAGGACATTTACTTTGCATCGCAAGTGTACCTGGAGCCAAAGAGAGTGATTACGCTCAATCAGCCAACGAAGATCCGGTTCTAACTGCCAATGGAGTACCGGATAACGAGGACTACGAGGTGAACGTCGAACAAAACGATCAGAAAAGAAGACAAGACATCCAGGGATCACCTGAGAAAAATTATTCGGATAGTGTCTTCGAAGAGCAGAATAGCGAGAGCATCGAAAGATCTGATAACTCTAATCAGAATGCTGTAACCGAGCCCCAAAGTTTGGAAAGCGTAGACAGCGAAACGATGAATCTCGGGAAAGTACAGTTTCTGAAAGCTAACGGAGAGGTACCATCCGTGCGATCGGGAGAACAGGATAGTAACGAGGAGAGCCAAACGAATGATTCTGAAGAAGACACTCCGATAGAAAAGATGTCTTCGATACAACCGACTATGTGGCTCGGAGCTCAGAACGGTGCGGTGTTCGTTCATTCGGCTGTAGCTAATTGGTCGGTTTGTTTACATTCCGTAATGTTGAAGGATGCTGCGCTAGCTATTGT ACACGTTCAAGGCCGAGTTTTGGTCGCTCTTGCCGATGGAAGCGTAGCATTATTTAGGAGGGGTGCGGATGGTCAGTGGGACTTGTCTCAGTACCACGTGATCACTTTGGGTAGCCCACAACATTCAATCAGGTGCATGACCGCTGTTAGTGGCAAAACTGTATGGTGCGGATATAGGAATAAGATTCACGTAATAGATCCAGTTTCGATGACCGTTGAG TGTACCGTAGATGCTCACCCACGTCGAGAATCGCAAGTAAGACAATTAGCTTGGCTGGGCGAAGGTGTATGGGTCAGCATTCGTCTAGACTCAACGTTGCGACTCTATCACGCGCATACTTACCAACATCTTCAAGATGTCGACATCGAGCCTTACGTTAGCAAAATGCTTGGGACTGGGAAACTCGGTTTTTCTTTCGTAAGAATCACCGCGTTGCTTATTTCTTcgaatagactgtggatcggTACAGGAAATGGAGTGATCATTTCAGTTCCTTTATCTGAAA GTGCTGGTGGTTCGATGGCAGTGTCCAGAATTCAAGCTGTGGTTGGTAAAAATGAGGCACCAGGAGTTGGCGTTAGAGTCTTCGCATCTGACCGTGGAGTTACGCCTGGAAGTTTTATACCGTATTGCAGTATGGCTCACGCACAACTGAGTTTTCACGGACATAGAGATTCGGTGAAGATGTTTGTTGCGGTGCCTG GAACCTCTTTTAAAATTTCCACAGGCCACGGCGGTCAAAGTGCGTTGACGGACGGTTCTCAGCCAGCTATGCTGGTCCTCTCGGGAGGAGAAGGCTACATAGATTTCAGAGTCG ATGAGGCGGAAGACGAGAGTGACGTGGCTACACATCTAATTGTATGGCAGTTGGTCAG GTGA
- the LOC143212710 gene encoding C-Jun-amino-terminal kinase-interacting protein 4-like isoform X6 yields the protein MSQIEMDQETVYGTHEDSHVVMSEKVQTLAGSIYQEFEKMIARYDEDVVTDLMPLLVNVLECLDISYTENQEREVELELLREDNEQLVTQYEREKQLRKTSDQKLLELEDAAEDERKDLLLRIDSLESIVRMLELKTKNSHDHGTIANGSTSPFLHRTSLYIVRLEEKEAELKRDYTRLHERYTELFKTHVDYMERTKMLVGSTERLENATSGRGPSRLPSLGMAHMSRSSGPLSYGFQSLEASMNEEEIQEESPPNAANLRTEMLDSSSEAAIETSDKSQLTDKPAQENKTTAISRHESPETEAPPMLITPTSPTVEKVTTTPGGRSRTDREQRSGNTLYQELSFQDADALGEMDEGADITGSWVHPGEYASSVSDNFFGMGKEVENLIMENNELLATKNALNIVKDDLIIKVDELTSEQEILREEVRGLQQARERLRQKVIALEEELKKVKEEAEAAAKAAKSDDEEDVPLAQRKRFTRVEMARVLMERNQYKENLMELQEAVRWTEMIRASKTDPSNISGGKGSVWKFFSSLFTSTADRGALVRGPHTLSQIRYSAPTNQVVPVLPLDAMRRRTLKGRHEIFDQGDTISSKKLVARRANERREQYRQVRAHVRKEDGRLQAYGWSLPGKPSAPVRQPVPVPVYCRPLQESEPGMKIWCGAGVNLSGGKTRDGGCMIGGSVFYAAEAQEVSTNSKNEAEDAVEHLDKELQENENQRLEAERLEQQLSSLVWICTWTQNIRMMAKVTVIDANNPAEILEVFNVCQGHLLCIASVPGAKESDYAQSANEDPVLTANGVPDNEDYEVNVEQNDQKRRQDIQGSPEKNYSDSVFEEQNSESIERSDNSNQNAVTEPQSLESVDSETMNLGKVQFLKANGEVPSVRSGEQDSNEESQTNDSEEDTPIEKMSSIQPTMWLGAQNGAVFVHSAVANWSVCLHSVMLKDAALAIVHVQGRVLVALADGSVALFRRGADGQWDLSQYHVITLGSPQHSIRCMTAVSGKTVWCGYRNKIHVIDPVSMTVECTVDAHPRRESQVRQLAWLGEGVWVSIRLDSTLRLYHAHTYQHLQDVDIEPYVSKMLGTGKLGFSFVRITALLISSNRLWIGTGNGVIISVPLSESAGGSMAVSRIQAVVGKNEAPGVGVRVFASDRGVTPGSFIPYCSMAHAQLSFHGHRDSVKMFVAVPGTSFKISTGHGGQSALTDGSQPAMLVLSGGEGYIDFRVADEAEDESDVATHLIVWQLVR from the exons ATGAGTCAAATAGAGATGGATCAAGAAACCGTGTACGGAACGCACGAGGACAGCCATGTGGTCATGTCGGAGAAAGTGCAGACCCTGGCTGGCAGTATTTATCAAGAGTTCGAGAAAATGATAGCTCGTTATGACGAAGACGTGGTGACAGATTTAATGCCGCTCCTAGTCAATGTTCTAGAATGTCTAGACATATCTTATACAGAGAACCAAGAACGCGAAGTCGAATtagaattattaagggaagacaATGAACAATTGGTTACACAGTATGAAAGGGAGAAACAGCTGAGAAAAACATCCGATCAG AAACTGCTCGAGCTGGAAGACGCTGCAGAAGACGAAAGAAAAGACCTTTTATTAAGAATCGATAGCTTGGAATCGATAGTAaggatgttggaattgaagacaAAGAATTCACACGATCACGGTACAATTGCCAATGGCTCTACCAGTCCATTCCTTCACAGAACATCCCTCTACA TTGTTCGtcttgaagagaaagaggcaGAGTTAAAGCGAGATTATACCCGGCTGCATGAACGATACACAGAGTTATTTAAAACGCATGTAGATTATATGGAAAGGACAAAGATGTTAGTTGGAAGCACAGAGAGATTAGAAAATGCGACTAGCGGTCGTGGCCCATCTCGTTTACCATCTCTTGGAATGGCTCATATGTCTAGAAGTTCTGGACCGTTGAGTTATGGTTTTCAGAGTTTAGAAGCTAGTATGAACGAAGAAGAGATTCAGGAAGAGAGCCCGCCAAACGCAGCTAACTTGAGAACTGAAATGTTAGATAGCAGTAGCGAGGCTGCTATAGAAACTTCTGATAAAAGTCAATTAACAGATAAACCAGCACAAGAGAATAAAACAACGGCAATTTCTAGAC ACGAAAGCCCGGAAACAGAAGCACCTCCAATGTTAATTACACCAACATCGCCAACAGTAGAGAAAGTAACTACAACGCCAGGTGGAAGGAGTAGAACCGATAGAGAACAACGAAGTGGCAATACGTTATATCAGGAACTTAGTTTTCAGGATGCTGATGCCTTGGGTGAAATGGACGAAGGAGCAGACATTACAG GTAGTTGGGTTCATCCTGGAGAATATGCATCGTCGG TCAGTGACAACTTTTTCG GAATGGGTAAAGAAGTGGAGAACCTTATTATGGAAAATAATGAGCTTTTGGCCACAAA GAATGCGCTCAACATTGTTAAAGATGACTTGATCATTAAAGTAGATGAGCTTACCAG TGAGCAGGAAATATTGCGCGAAGAAGTTCGAGGTTTGCAACAGGCTAGGGAACGTTTACGCCAAAAAGTGATTGCTCTTGAAGAAGAATTGAAAAAGGTTAAAGAAGAAGCCGAGGCAGCAGCGAAAGCAGCCAAGAGCGACGATGAGGAAGACGTGCCTTTGGCACAGAGAAAGAGGTTTACCAGAGTGGAGATGGCTAGGGTACTTATGGAGAGAAATCAGTACAAGGAAAATTTAATGGAACTTCAAGAGGCGGTTAGATGGACAGAAATGATAAGAGCTAGCAAGACTGACCCTTCCAATATATCAGGGGGAAAAGGTTCAGTGTGGAAGTT TTTTAGTAGTCTCTTCACATCGACTGCGGACCGAGGGGCTCTGGTTCGAGGACCACACACACTATCTCAAATTAGGTACAGCGCGCCAACGAATCAAGTTGTTCCGGTACTACCCTTGGACGCCATGCGTAGACGTACGTTGAAAGGTCGCCATGAGATTTTCGACCAGGGAGACACCAT ATCCTCCAAAAAACTTGTAGCCAGACGCGCTAATGAACGAAGAGAGCAATATCGGCAGgttcgcgcacatgttagaaaAGAAGATGGTCGATTGCAAGCTTACGGATGGAGTTTACCAGGAAAACCAAGCGCGCCTGTTCGACAACCTGTTCCTGTGCCGGTCTATTGCAGACCGTTACAAGAATCAGAACCTGGCATGAAG ATATGGTGCGGTGCCGGTGTGAATTTAAGTGGAGGTAAAACACGCGACGGTGGTTGTATGATCGGAGGCAGCGTGTTCTACGCAGCCGAGGCTCAAGAAGTAAGTACTAATTCAAAGAACGAAGCTGAGGATGCTGTTGAACATTTGGATAAAGAGCTTCAGGAGAATGAGAACCAGAGGTTGGAGGCAGAACGTTTAGAGCAACAGCTTAGTTCTTTAGTTTGGATTTGCACGTGGACTCAGAACATCAGAATGATGGCTAAAGTGACTGTGATAGACGCTAATAATCCAGCCGAGATTTTGGAAGTTTTTAACGTTTGCCAAGGACATTTACTTTGCATCGCAAGTGTACCTGGAGCCAAAGAGAGTGATTACGCTCAATCAGCCAACGAAGATCCGGTTCTAACTGCCAATGGAGTACCGGATAACGAGGACTACGAGGTGAACGTCGAACAAAACGATCAGAAAAGAAGACAAGACATCCAGGGATCACCTGAGAAAAATTATTCGGATAGTGTCTTCGAAGAGCAGAATAGCGAGAGCATCGAAAGATCTGATAACTCTAATCAGAATGCTGTAACCGAGCCCCAAAGTTTGGAAAGCGTAGACAGCGAAACGATGAATCTCGGGAAAGTACAGTTTCTGAAAGCTAACGGAGAGGTACCATCCGTGCGATCGGGAGAACAGGATAGTAACGAGGAGAGCCAAACGAATGATTCTGAAGAAGACACTCCGATAGAAAAGATGTCTTCGATACAACCGACTATGTGGCTCGGAGCTCAGAACGGTGCGGTGTTCGTTCATTCGGCTGTAGCTAATTGGTCGGTTTGTTTACATTCCGTAATGTTGAAGGATGCTGCGCTAGCTATTGT ACACGTTCAAGGCCGAGTTTTGGTCGCTCTTGCCGATGGAAGCGTAGCATTATTTAGGAGGGGTGCGGATGGTCAGTGGGACTTGTCTCAGTACCACGTGATCACTTTGGGTAGCCCACAACATTCAATCAGGTGCATGACCGCTGTTAGTGGCAAAACTGTATGGTGCGGATATAGGAATAAGATTCACGTAATAGATCCAGTTTCGATGACCGTTGAG TGTACCGTAGATGCTCACCCACGTCGAGAATCGCAAGTAAGACAATTAGCTTGGCTGGGCGAAGGTGTATGGGTCAGCATTCGTCTAGACTCAACGTTGCGACTCTATCACGCGCATACTTACCAACATCTTCAAGATGTCGACATCGAGCCTTACGTTAGCAAAATGCTTGGGACTGGGAAACTCGGTTTTTCTTTCGTAAGAATCACCGCGTTGCTTATTTCTTcgaatagactgtggatcggTACAGGAAATGGAGTGATCATTTCAGTTCCTTTATCTGAAA GTGCTGGTGGTTCGATGGCAGTGTCCAGAATTCAAGCTGTGGTTGGTAAAAATGAGGCACCAGGAGTTGGCGTTAGAGTCTTCGCATCTGACCGTGGAGTTACGCCTGGAAGTTTTATACCGTATTGCAGTATGGCTCACGCACAACTGAGTTTTCACGGACATAGAGATTCGGTGAAGATGTTTGTTGCGGTGCCTG GAACCTCTTTTAAAATTTCCACAGGCCACGGCGGTCAAAGTGCGTTGACGGACGGTTCTCAGCCAGCTATGCTGGTCCTCTCGGGAGGAGAAGGCTACATAGATTTCAGAGTCG CAGATGAGGCGGAAGACGAGAGTGACGTGGCTACACATCTAATTGTATGGCAGTTGGTCAG GTGA